A genomic segment from Dechloromonas denitrificans encodes:
- a CDS encoding bifunctional diguanylate cyclase/phosphodiesterase: protein MQLVRQIGRLSNALALAIALLPALTCGLASYPWFAPQEPGPESTFIFRLLSSLLLGGLLGAVLRIPLQKALLKPSLQAQESLRLREAHWIKILKYQPAGIMLFGVDGQNRFINRSAIAMFGLLDSDTRQINDWWAVVLPDQFQRQRAQALWLALIDMPPEQSEPLGPSEFCIQCRDGRALTLDVLATRMGDEILFLITDVTERQQALRNQQESLSRFEATMEGSADGILVADLNGRITSTNRRLVDLWRMPFELISEKQSATLFTFIGEQTTAPADFGLEVTRLAGEPMAFSHSVIHLKDGRVIERSSNPQILDGRPIGRVWTFREQTERWYAEQALRQAHEFNRSIVSVLAEGVLVVGLDYRIISCNQAAQTILGASKEHLVGNLIHPWAGGNVLRPDGTLMPPDNFPVMRALQSGESQHDQIVGLQPHGRDSIQWLTINASAIVDADNGQITAAVTSLRDITSLRENQRQLEELAYYDPLTALPNRTLLTDRLTLALAQARRRNQLLAVCYLDLDDFKPVNDTYGHKAGDAVLIEIAQRIKATLRDVDTVCRLGGDEFVILLAEVHTSTMAREILARTLDSIGMPCQLADDVQVTVSGSIGVALYPPDAADADQLIRLADQAMYRAKQAGRNRVEFF, encoded by the coding sequence ATGCAACTCGTACGCCAGATCGGTCGCCTGAGCAATGCGCTGGCGCTGGCGATTGCCTTGTTGCCGGCACTGACCTGCGGATTGGCCAGCTACCCATGGTTTGCACCCCAAGAGCCCGGACCGGAAAGTACCTTCATATTCCGACTCTTATCCAGCCTGCTGCTCGGTGGGCTGCTTGGCGCCGTACTCCGCATCCCTCTGCAAAAAGCGCTGCTCAAACCGAGTCTTCAGGCGCAGGAGAGTTTGCGCCTGCGCGAAGCCCACTGGATCAAAATACTTAAATACCAGCCCGCTGGGATCATGCTTTTCGGAGTGGATGGCCAGAACCGGTTCATCAATCGCAGCGCGATTGCGATGTTTGGTTTGCTCGACAGCGACACCCGACAAATCAACGATTGGTGGGCTGTAGTTTTACCCGACCAGTTTCAGCGCCAGCGCGCACAGGCACTCTGGCTGGCCCTGATCGATATGCCCCCCGAGCAGAGCGAGCCGCTCGGGCCCTCCGAGTTTTGTATCCAATGCCGGGATGGCCGGGCTTTGACGCTCGATGTCCTGGCGACCAGGATGGGCGACGAAATCCTTTTCCTGATCACCGACGTCACCGAACGTCAGCAAGCGCTGCGCAACCAGCAGGAATCTCTCTCCCGCTTCGAGGCAACCATGGAGGGATCGGCCGACGGTATTCTGGTTGCCGACCTGAATGGCCGCATCACCAGCACCAACCGCCGATTGGTCGATCTCTGGCGCATGCCCTTCGAGTTGATTAGTGAAAAGCAGAGTGCGACGCTCTTTACCTTCATCGGCGAACAAACGACGGCACCGGCCGATTTTGGGCTGGAAGTAACACGCCTGGCCGGTGAGCCAATGGCTTTCTCCCACAGCGTCATTCATCTCAAGGATGGCCGGGTCATCGAACGCAGTTCCAATCCGCAGATTCTTGATGGACGACCGATCGGCCGGGTCTGGACTTTCCGCGAGCAGACCGAGCGCTGGTATGCCGAACAGGCTTTGCGGCAAGCCCACGAATTCAATCGCTCGATCGTCTCGGTACTGGCCGAGGGCGTTCTTGTGGTGGGACTAGACTACCGGATCATCAGTTGCAATCAGGCAGCGCAAACTATCCTCGGCGCCAGCAAGGAGCATCTCGTCGGCAACCTGATTCATCCCTGGGCCGGGGGCAATGTTCTCCGCCCCGATGGCACGCTGATGCCGCCGGACAATTTCCCGGTCATGCGCGCCTTGCAGAGCGGCGAATCGCAACATGACCAGATCGTCGGCCTGCAGCCCCACGGCCGCGACAGCATTCAGTGGCTGACGATCAACGCATCAGCCATCGTCGATGCCGACAACGGCCAGATCACGGCCGCCGTCACCTCTTTGCGAGACATCACCAGCCTGCGCGAAAACCAGCGTCAGCTAGAGGAATTGGCCTATTACGACCCGTTGACCGCGCTACCCAACCGGACCTTGCTGACCGACCGCCTGACCCTGGCGCTGGCACAGGCGCGCCGGCGCAACCAGTTGCTCGCCGTTTGCTACCTTGATCTTGACGACTTCAAACCGGTCAACGATACCTACGGCCACAAGGCTGGCGATGCCGTCCTGATTGAAATTGCGCAACGTATCAAGGCCACGCTGCGGGATGTCGACACGGTTTGCCGACTGGGTGGCGACGAGTTCGTGATTTTGCTGGCCGAGGTCCACACCAGCACCATGGCCCGTGAAATCCTGGCCCGGACACTGGACAGCATCGGCATGCCCTGCCAACTGGCGGATGATGTCCAAGTCACCGTATCCGGCAGTATCGGTGTCGCGCTTTACCCGCCAGATGCGGCGGATGCCGATCAACTGATCCGCCTGGCCGACCAGGCGATGTATCGCGCCAAGCAGGCCGGACGGAATCGTGTCGAATTCTTTTGA
- a CDS encoding TlpA family protein disulfide reductase, which translates to MIRRLISLLMLALAAGTLQAAEFVLLDRDTARQLLDPGRYRQPAVVTLWSSDCSHCKKNLQLLSTLVKNNKRLRVITIAAEPATAEHAPLLDRYALPGPRYAYGSDSPEAIAYAIDPNWAGELPRTFMFDGKGGKEKKSGVVSQLMLEKATGLSF; encoded by the coding sequence ATGATCCGTCGCCTGATTTCGTTACTGATGCTGGCCCTGGCGGCCGGTACGCTACAGGCCGCCGAGTTCGTGCTGCTTGATCGTGATACGGCGCGCCAGTTGCTTGACCCGGGGCGTTACCGGCAACCTGCCGTGGTGACGCTGTGGTCGTCCGACTGCAGTCACTGCAAAAAGAACCTGCAACTGCTGTCGACGCTGGTCAAGAACAACAAACGTTTGCGTGTCATTACCATCGCCGCCGAGCCGGCCACGGCAGAGCATGCGCCGTTGCTTGATCGTTATGCCTTGCCCGGCCCCCGCTACGCCTACGGCAGCGATAGTCCTGAGGCCATTGCTTATGCCATTGATCCGAACTGGGCCGGCGAATTGCCGCGCACGTTTATGTTCGATGGCAAAGGAGGCAAGGAGAAAAAGTCGGGCGTCGTTTCACAACTGATGCTGGAAAAGGCGACAGGGTTGAGTTTCTAG
- a CDS encoding exo-alpha-sialidase translates to MITKRLTLLALGLWLIASTAVAADTMPGMAKAPRLELGSSAIFAPDGTLLVAAKQGEHIMLYRSQDQGQSWSAPAAVNALPEAISADGENRPKLAFSADGGLLVSWTRPLGKPYSGAIRLARADDGRNFSPPLTVHKDPAEITHRFESLLTTPDNKVILAWIDKRDLEAAKTSKAAYRGAAIYSAVSNDGGRSFQPERKLADHSCECCRIASALDRDGTPLFMWRHVFAPNERDHALLRFTAEGASQRVQRATFDRWKVDGCPHHGPSLTVDAAGLRHAVWFNQKDGAGRVFYGRLLPGDEIRVEGQRVIGGLRAAHADLAAAGGKLLIAWKEFDGERTQLRGLVSTDGGEKFSELALASTDGASDQVRVIRQQEKLYVFWRTEKEGFRLFPLP, encoded by the coding sequence TTGATTACTAAGCGTCTGACCTTACTGGCACTCGGCCTGTGGCTGATTGCCTCGACTGCGGTTGCGGCCGATACCATGCCTGGCATGGCCAAGGCTCCCCGGCTCGAGCTTGGCAGCTCGGCCATCTTTGCCCCGGATGGCACGCTGCTGGTTGCCGCCAAGCAGGGCGAGCACATCATGCTTTATCGCAGTCAGGACCAAGGCCAGAGCTGGTCGGCGCCTGCTGCGGTCAACGCCCTGCCGGAGGCGATTTCGGCTGATGGCGAGAACCGGCCCAAGTTGGCATTCAGTGCCGATGGCGGTTTGCTCGTCTCATGGACGCGCCCGCTCGGCAAGCCGTACAGCGGAGCGATTCGCTTGGCTCGTGCCGATGATGGCAGGAATTTCTCGCCGCCGCTGACGGTGCATAAAGATCCGGCTGAAATTACCCATCGCTTCGAATCCTTGCTGACGACACCGGATAACAAGGTCATCCTGGCCTGGATCGACAAGCGCGATCTGGAAGCGGCCAAGACCAGCAAGGCAGCTTATCGTGGTGCGGCCATCTATAGCGCCGTATCGAACGATGGTGGCCGCAGTTTTCAACCTGAGCGCAAGCTGGCCGACCATTCCTGTGAGTGTTGCCGGATTGCTTCGGCCCTGGATCGTGACGGTACGCCACTCTTCATGTGGCGCCATGTCTTTGCCCCGAATGAGCGCGACCACGCATTGCTCCGGTTTACGGCGGAAGGTGCGAGCCAGCGTGTGCAACGCGCCACTTTCGATCGCTGGAAAGTCGATGGTTGTCCGCATCACGGGCCTTCACTGACGGTTGATGCTGCCGGTCTGCGTCATGCTGTCTGGTTCAACCAGAAAGACGGTGCCGGGCGGGTTTTCTACGGTCGACTGCTGCCGGGGGATGAAATTCGCGTTGAAGGTCAGCGTGTCATCGGCGGGCTGCGGGCGGCGCACGCCGATCTCGCGGCGGCTGGCGGCAAGTTGCTGATTGCCTGGAAGGAATTCGATGGCGAACGGACGCAGTTGCGCGGCCTGGTGTCGACCGATGGCGGAGAAAAATTCAGCGAACTGGCTCTGGCCTCGACTGATGGAGCTTCCGATCAGGTTCGTGTCATTCGCCAGCAGGAGAAACTCTATGTTTTCTGGCGTACCGAGAAGGAAGGCTTCCGCCTGTTCCCGCTGCCATGA
- a CDS encoding TonB-dependent receptor, whose protein sequence is MKKMRIKPLAWAIAALAASGQLIAAEEESAKELSEMTVRQSRPSAVVHNPSPQAEVTGEQARNMNVVNTEDVVKYMPSLQIRKRYIGDRNAIIAARTTGTVQSARSLVYADGLLLSNLLGNSYAYPARWNLVGSEEIDTVNVLYGPFSALLPGNSAGATILMTTRRPEDVEAHARVQFFSQPYKLYGTDMTAYGHQEQASGGFRVGGLSVSLMANHLDSRGQPMSFAAATKATSGAGSVAYSGHTVDQDPSGGQRVIVGATNIDHTIQDVGKIRLAYDFAPETRLAFTFGEWHNNSTNRAESYLKDANGQTAYSATGTSAILVNGQRYTVAASTFAPNRSETVNRLFGLTFDSRLSNDWRLESAFSLYQTPTDSLRTAASPTLSNGTVALSDGTGWNNADLRLIWKPDGGKVGHTVTAGLHHDAYTYDYKKYNAGNWLSEDSKTALTDRNYGRTQTQAIYLQDEWKFAPRFTLTAGVRQEQWQASKGEIYTSALGQNNFREREESGTSPKLSLAWQATPDWMLRGSFGKAFRFPTVTELYQTEKTSTTTRISDPNLKPEQVFAKDLTAEGALGRGTLRFSLFEEIVHDALYSFTDYALTTRNQNIDKLRVRGAEVAYVAPEVLRGLDLTASMTYARSRVLENHLYPASVGKWVIRVPDWRASLLAVYRFNDQWTGMLGYKYSGKQYNNPDNSDEWANTYGGNSTFSTFDTKISYRFAKGMTAGFGIDNLTNEKYYAFHPYPQRTFHGEIRIDY, encoded by the coding sequence ATGAAAAAAATGCGTATCAAGCCCCTGGCGTGGGCGATTGCCGCCCTCGCCGCATCTGGCCAGCTAATCGCCGCTGAAGAGGAGAGTGCCAAGGAGCTGTCGGAAATGACGGTACGCCAGAGCCGGCCGAGCGCTGTTGTGCACAATCCCTCTCCGCAGGCCGAGGTGACCGGGGAGCAGGCGCGCAACATGAACGTCGTCAATACTGAAGACGTCGTCAAATACATGCCCAGCCTGCAGATTCGCAAACGTTACATCGGCGACCGCAACGCAATCATCGCAGCGCGTACTACCGGCACCGTGCAGAGCGCCCGCTCGCTGGTCTATGCCGATGGTCTGTTGCTCTCCAACCTGCTCGGCAACAGCTACGCCTACCCGGCACGCTGGAACCTGGTTGGCAGCGAGGAGATTGACACGGTCAACGTGTTGTACGGGCCATTTTCCGCCCTGCTGCCGGGCAATTCGGCGGGGGCGACGATCCTGATGACGACGCGGCGGCCTGAGGATGTCGAAGCGCATGCCCGCGTCCAGTTCTTCTCACAGCCCTACAAGTTGTACGGCACCGACATGACCGCTTACGGCCATCAGGAGCAGGCTAGTGGTGGTTTCCGGGTTGGTGGCTTGAGTGTTTCGCTGATGGCCAACCATCTTGATAGCCGTGGCCAGCCAATGAGTTTTGCAGCGGCAACCAAGGCAACCAGTGGTGCCGGTAGCGTCGCCTATTCTGGCCACACCGTAGACCAGGACCCTTCAGGGGGGCAACGGGTGATCGTCGGGGCGACCAATATCGACCACACCATCCAGGATGTCGGCAAAATCCGGCTTGCTTACGATTTTGCACCGGAAACTCGCTTGGCTTTTACTTTCGGAGAGTGGCATAACAATTCGACGAATAGGGCTGAAAGCTATTTAAAAGATGCCAATGGCCAAACCGCGTATTCTGCAACGGGAACCAGTGCCATCCTGGTCAATGGGCAGCGCTACACCGTGGCTGCCTCGACTTTTGCTCCGAATCGTAGCGAAACGGTCAACCGCCTGTTCGGCCTGACTTTCGATAGTCGGCTAAGTAACGACTGGCGCCTGGAGAGCGCTTTCTCGCTCTACCAGACCCCGACCGACAGCTTGCGGACAGCCGCATCGCCGACCCTGAGCAACGGGACGGTGGCCTTGTCGGATGGTACTGGTTGGAATAACGCCGACCTGCGTCTGATCTGGAAGCCGGATGGCGGCAAGGTAGGCCATACCGTGACGGCTGGTCTGCATCACGATGCCTATACGTACGACTACAAAAAATACAATGCCGGTAACTGGCTGTCCGAAGACAGCAAGACGGCTCTGACCGATCGCAACTACGGGCGGACGCAAACCCAGGCGATTTATCTCCAGGATGAATGGAAATTTGCCCCACGCTTCACATTGACCGCAGGCGTCCGCCAGGAACAATGGCAGGCCAGCAAGGGTGAGATTTACACCAGTGCACTGGGTCAGAACAATTTCCGCGAACGTGAAGAGAGCGGTACTTCGCCCAAGCTTTCGCTGGCTTGGCAGGCAACGCCTGACTGGATGCTGCGTGGCTCGTTTGGCAAGGCTTTCCGTTTCCCGACGGTGACCGAGTTGTACCAGACGGAAAAAACCAGTACGACAACCCGGATCAGCGACCCCAACCTGAAGCCTGAGCAGGTTTTTGCCAAGGATCTGACGGCTGAGGGAGCGCTTGGGCGCGGTACGTTGCGTTTCTCGCTATTCGAAGAAATCGTGCATGACGCGCTGTACAGCTTCACCGACTACGCGTTGACGACGCGCAATCAAAATATCGACAAGTTGCGCGTGCGCGGCGCCGAAGTTGCCTACGTTGCGCCGGAAGTGTTGCGTGGCCTCGATCTGACGGCCAGCATGACTTATGCGCGCTCACGGGTGTTGGAAAACCATCTTTATCCGGCCAGCGTCGGCAAGTGGGTGATCCGGGTACCCGACTGGCGCGCCTCGCTGCTCGCCGTCTATCGGTTCAACGACCAGTGGACAGGCATGCTCGGCTATAAATATAGCGGCAAGCAATACAACAACCCGGATAATTCCGATGAATGGGCGAACACCTATGGCGGCAACAGTACCTTCTCGACCTTCGACACCAAGATTTCCTACCGTTTCGCCAAGGGCATGACGGCCGGCTTTGGTATCGACAACCTGACCAACGAGAAGTATTACGCCTTCCATCCTTATCCACAGCGTACCTTCCATGGCGAGATTCGCATTGATTACTAA
- a CDS encoding ExbD/TolR family protein, translating to MAFGSFDEGGSGQPMAEINTTPLVDVMLVLLVIFIITAPLFHQAVPIDLPQVSATKLDEKPEVIQLAIDVDGNIFWNGEAIHRDALAGRFADVSVRQPELHLRADRKVAYENVADVMAAAQRANIVKIAFLTQPNP from the coding sequence ATGGCCTTTGGTAGCTTTGATGAAGGTGGCAGCGGCCAGCCAATGGCCGAAATCAACACGACACCACTGGTCGATGTGATGCTGGTGCTGCTGGTGATTTTCATCATCACCGCGCCGCTTTTTCACCAGGCGGTGCCGATCGACCTGCCGCAGGTTTCAGCCACCAAACTGGATGAAAAGCCGGAGGTTATCCAGTTGGCAATCGATGTCGACGGCAATATTTTCTGGAATGGCGAAGCTATTCACCGTGATGCCCTGGCTGGCCGTTTTGCCGACGTCAGCGTCCGTCAGCCGGAATTGCACCTGCGCGCTGACCGCAAGGTGGCTTACGAAAATGTCGCCGACGTGATGGCGGCGGCGCAACGCGCCAATATCGTGAAGATCGCCTTCCTGACACAGCCGAATCCCTGA
- a CDS encoding MotA/TolQ/ExbB proton channel family protein has product MESQMGIAHFWSQGDLVTHVTAVILALLSLASWSVILSKLMSAWRASRSQERALSSFWSANSLPEALEALRRDDPSGIFAGLALTGAHSAQAHQQNAARGIGAGVNASEFVTRSMRSHIVNTQARIERGLTFLASVGSTAPFIGLFGTVWGIYHALVGLSGATQVVLDKVAGPVGEALIMTAAGLFVAIPAVLAYNAFTRANRLIAVQLDGFAHDLHAYLTTGVRVGGNVNLVDIGAVRANRQG; this is encoded by the coding sequence ATGGAATCGCAAATGGGCATTGCCCACTTTTGGAGCCAGGGCGATCTGGTGACGCATGTTACGGCTGTCATCCTAGCCCTGCTTTCGCTGGCCTCATGGTCGGTTATCCTCAGCAAGCTGATGTCGGCCTGGCGTGCGTCGCGCTCCCAGGAACGGGCACTGAGCAGTTTCTGGAGTGCCAATTCGCTGCCCGAGGCGCTCGAGGCCTTGCGGCGCGATGATCCTTCGGGAATTTTTGCCGGCCTGGCCCTGACCGGTGCGCATTCGGCACAGGCGCACCAGCAGAATGCGGCGCGCGGCATCGGAGCCGGCGTCAATGCCAGTGAGTTTGTGACCCGGTCGATGCGTTCGCACATCGTCAATACGCAGGCACGAATCGAACGCGGCCTGACTTTTCTCGCTTCGGTCGGGTCGACCGCGCCATTCATTGGTCTGTTCGGTACAGTCTGGGGGATTTATCACGCACTGGTCGGTTTGTCCGGGGCAACCCAGGTGGTGCTCGACAAGGTCGCTGGCCCGGTTGGCGAGGCGCTGATCATGACTGCCGCTGGCCTCTTCGTAGCCATCCCGGCCGTGCTCGCCTACAACGCCTTTACGCGCGCCAATCGGCTGATTGCGGTGCAACTGGATGGTTTCGCCCATGATCTGCATGCCTACCTGACGACCGGCGTACGGGTCGGTGGCAACGTCAATCTGGTCGACATCGGCGCCGTGCGTGCCAATCGGCAGGGTTGA
- a CDS encoding energy transducer TonB: MISVALPPLDRFEAQPSLGERLATAGLVITLHLLLVYAALYLSVKNELIQLPATISARLLPQLEEKKIEPAKPLPPPPKPIPQLRRPPEIKPQPVLAVDNPQASASSFVVPVQPPAPPAQPVIAPPAPVAALIAARFDADYLHNPKPVYPSISRRNGEEGKVLLKVRVSAQGNALDVMVSRSSGFARLDGAATDAVVRWRFVPARRGDEAVESSVIVPITFALD, from the coding sequence GTGATTTCTGTTGCGCTACCGCCGCTGGATCGCTTCGAGGCACAGCCCTCGCTGGGCGAGCGCCTGGCAACTGCCGGCCTCGTTATTACCCTGCATTTACTGCTGGTTTACGCAGCTCTTTATCTGTCGGTAAAAAATGAGTTGATCCAGTTGCCGGCGACGATCAGCGCCCGGTTGTTACCGCAACTTGAAGAAAAGAAGATTGAGCCGGCGAAACCCTTGCCGCCCCCGCCCAAGCCGATACCTCAGTTGCGCCGCCCGCCGGAGATCAAACCGCAGCCGGTGCTGGCGGTCGATAACCCGCAGGCTAGCGCGAGCAGTTTCGTCGTGCCGGTACAGCCCCCGGCTCCACCGGCACAGCCGGTCATCGCTCCTCCGGCACCGGTTGCTGCGTTGATTGCCGCTCGCTTCGATGCCGATTACCTGCACAACCCGAAGCCGGTTTACCCCAGCATTTCCCGACGCAATGGCGAGGAGGGCAAGGTCTTGTTGAAAGTTCGGGTCAGCGCCCAGGGAAATGCGCTCGATGTGATGGTTTCCAGGTCGAGCGGCTTTGCCCGCCTCGATGGTGCGGCAACTGATGCCGTGGTGCGCTGGCGTTTCGTGCCGGCGCGGCGCGGCGATGAGGCTGTTGAATCTTCGGTGATCGTCCCGATCACCTTTGCGCTTGATTGA
- a CDS encoding riboflavin synthase codes for MFSGIIAAVGRITSLTPREAGFRLHIDAGSLGLDDVALGDSIACNGVCLTVVANEGNTFAVDVSPETFSCTVGLDAPGEINMEKALRLADRLGGHLVSGHVDGVGEVLRFDPVGDNRLLEIRAPHELAKYIARKGSITINGTSLTTNEVAGDVFTINLIPHTLESTTLKHLVPGSRVNLEIDLIARYVERMLSGAA; via the coding sequence ATGTTTTCTGGAATCATCGCGGCGGTTGGCCGCATTACTTCCCTGACACCGCGCGAAGCGGGTTTTCGCCTGCACATCGACGCCGGCAGCCTGGGGCTGGATGACGTCGCGCTGGGCGATTCGATTGCCTGCAACGGCGTTTGCCTGACCGTGGTTGCCAACGAAGGCAATACTTTCGCGGTCGACGTCTCGCCGGAGACTTTTTCCTGTACGGTCGGTCTCGATGCGCCTGGTGAAATCAACATGGAGAAGGCGCTGCGCCTGGCTGACCGTCTGGGCGGCCATCTGGTTTCAGGTCACGTCGATGGTGTGGGTGAAGTTCTGCGCTTCGACCCGGTCGGCGACAATCGCCTGCTCGAAATTCGTGCGCCGCATGAACTGGCAAAATATATTGCGCGCAAAGGGTCGATTACGATCAACGGGACGAGCCTGACAACCAATGAAGTAGCGGGTGACGTTTTCACCATCAACCTGATTCCCCACACGCTGGAAAGCACGACACTGAAGCATCTGGTGCCGGGCAGCCGGGTCAATCTGGAAATCGATCTGATCGCCCGTTACGTCGAGCGCATGCTGAGCGGCGCTGCTTAA
- a CDS encoding ABC transporter substrate-binding protein — protein sequence MKKTMLAALLGALSFASCAEVNVGVTLSATGPAASLGIPEKNTIDLLPRTIAGQKINYIVLDDASDTTTAVKNARKLISESKIDLLIGSTTTPNSLAMIDIVAENETPMIALAASARIVEPMDDKRKWVFKTPQNDAQMSTAIVEHMTNRNVKTVAYIGFSDAYGEGWWNEFSKLADVRKLKLVANERFNRTDTTVTGQVLKMLAAKPDAILIGGAGTPAALPQKSLKEKGYKGLIYQTHGVANNDFLRICGKDCEGTALPTGPVLVAAQLPADNPVKKSAAEYVGKYEAVHGKGSVNAFGGYAWDAGQLLAEALPAALKKAQPGNREFRLALRDAIEATKNLAASHGVYNMTPNDHLGLDQRARVMVTIQDGNWKLAR from the coding sequence ATGAAAAAGACCATGCTTGCCGCCCTGCTCGGGGCTCTTTCCTTTGCATCCTGTGCCGAGGTCAATGTCGGTGTCACGCTCTCGGCCACCGGCCCGGCGGCCTCGCTGGGCATCCCGGAGAAAAACACGATCGATCTGTTGCCCCGGACCATTGCCGGCCAGAAAATCAACTACATCGTGCTCGATGACGCATCGGATACGACCACTGCGGTCAAAAACGCCCGCAAACTGATCAGCGAAAGCAAGATTGATCTGCTGATCGGCTCAACCACAACGCCCAATTCATTGGCCATGATTGACATCGTTGCCGAAAACGAAACACCGATGATCGCCCTGGCCGCCTCGGCACGCATTGTTGAACCCATGGACGACAAGCGAAAATGGGTCTTCAAGACACCGCAAAACGACGCCCAGATGTCGACTGCGATTGTCGAGCACATGACCAATCGCAACGTCAAAACCGTTGCCTACATCGGATTTTCCGATGCCTATGGCGAAGGCTGGTGGAATGAGTTCTCGAAACTTGCCGACGTCCGCAAACTCAAGCTCGTCGCCAATGAACGTTTCAACCGGACCGATACCACGGTAACCGGGCAGGTATTGAAAATGCTGGCTGCCAAACCGGATGCCATCCTGATCGGCGGCGCCGGCACGCCTGCAGCCCTGCCGCAAAAATCGCTCAAGGAAAAAGGCTACAAGGGATTGATCTACCAGACCCACGGTGTCGCCAATAATGATTTCCTCCGGATTTGCGGCAAGGATTGTGAGGGAACCGCACTGCCCACCGGGCCGGTCCTGGTTGCAGCCCAACTGCCGGCCGACAATCCCGTCAAAAAATCGGCCGCAGAGTATGTCGGCAAATACGAAGCCGTTCACGGCAAAGGCAGCGTCAACGCTTTCGGCGGCTATGCCTGGGATGCCGGGCAGTTGCTGGCCGAGGCACTCCCTGCCGCATTGAAGAAAGCCCAGCCCGGCAACCGGGAGTTTCGTCTGGCCCTGCGCGATGCCATCGAAGCGACAAAGAATCTGGCGGCTTCGCATGGCGTTTACAACATGACGCCGAACGACCATCTGGGTCTGGACCAGCGAGCCCGCGTGATGGTCACCATTCAGGATGGCAACTGGAAGCTGGCGCGCTGA
- a CDS encoding ABC transporter substrate-binding protein, protein MYKKLTLAVLTALSTMALADINVGVSLSATGPAASLGIPEKNTIALLPTTIGGQKVNYIVLDDATDPTAATKNIKKLIGENKVDVVIGSTTTPNSLAMMDVAVDNETPLISMAGSAIVVEPMDAKRQWVFKTAQNDAHMATALVQHMTDKNVQTVAFIGFADAYGEGWFKEFAKIAEARKLKVVASERFQRNDTSVTGQILKIMAAKPDAVLVGGAGTPAALPQKALKEKGYKGLIYQTHGVANNDFLRVGGKDVEGAFLPVGPMVVAAQLPNDNPVKKSAMEYVAKYEAVHGKGSVSSFGGHAWDAGVLLQSAIPLALKKAQPGTKEFRKALRDALENSKNLAGAHGIFNTSANDHQGFDQRARVMVTIENNAWKLIK, encoded by the coding sequence ATGTACAAGAAACTGACGCTGGCTGTTCTGACCGCACTGTCCACCATGGCTCTGGCCGACATCAATGTCGGTGTTTCACTCTCGGCGACAGGCCCGGCCGCCTCGCTCGGCATTCCGGAAAAGAACACCATCGCGCTGCTGCCGACGACCATCGGTGGCCAGAAGGTCAATTACATCGTGCTCGACGATGCGACCGACCCAACTGCCGCGACCAAGAACATCAAGAAACTGATCGGTGAGAACAAGGTCGATGTCGTGATCGGCTCGACCACCACGCCAAATTCGCTGGCCATGATGGATGTCGCGGTCGACAACGAAACGCCGCTGATTTCGATGGCTGGCTCGGCGATCGTCGTCGAACCGATGGATGCCAAGCGCCAGTGGGTGTTCAAGACGGCCCAGAACGATGCCCACATGGCCACCGCGCTGGTTCAGCACATGACCGACAAAAATGTCCAGACCGTCGCCTTCATCGGTTTTGCCGATGCCTACGGCGAAGGCTGGTTCAAGGAATTCGCCAAGATTGCCGAAGCCCGCAAGCTCAAGGTCGTTGCCAGCGAGCGCTTCCAGCGCAACGACACCTCGGTGACCGGCCAGATCCTCAAGATCATGGCGGCCAAGCCGGATGCCGTGCTGGTCGGCGGCGCCGGCACACCGGCTGCGTTGCCCCAGAAGGCGCTCAAGGAAAAAGGCTACAAGGGCCTGATCTACCAGACCCACGGCGTCGCCAACAACGACTTCCTGCGCGTCGGTGGCAAGGATGTCGAAGGCGCCTTCCTGCCGGTCGGCCCGATGGTTGTGGCCGCCCAGTTGCCGAATGACAATCCGGTCAAAAAATCGGCCATGGAATACGTTGCCAAGTACGAAGCCGTGCATGGCAAAGGCAGCGTCAGTTCCTTCGGCGGCCACGCCTGGGATGCCGGCGTGCTGCTGCAAAGCGCCATTCCGCTTGCATTGAAGAAAGCACAGCCGGGCACCAAGGAATTCCGCAAGGCACTGCGCGATGCACTGGAAAACAGCAAGAACCTGGCCGGCGCCCACGGCATCTTCAACACGTCCGCAAACGATCACCAGGGTTTTGACCAGCGCGCCCGCGTCATGGTCACGATTGAAAACAACGCCTGGAAACTCATCAAGTAA